The nucleotide sequence ACTCCAGAAATAGAAATTTTAAAATCTAATTTATTTTTATCTCTTAAGTATTCAATTATTTCAATAAGTCCTGTTTTTTCAGCAAAGGGTGTTATATAAATTTCTTCGATTAATTCTTTCAAATCAACTCTGATGTTCTTTGAAGTTGTAGTGTCATCATTTTTAATTTGAATGATACATCTAACTTCTTTCTCAAATTCATAATAGTTGTGTTTGTTTAAGAAGGTATAAAATGCGTTGCCTGTAATGTATGAAGGATTGTTATTATCATAGTATCTTACTTCTCCAATGTAAATGTTTTCCTCAGCATCTTCAAATGATTTTTTAAGTCTTTCAAAGGTTGTTTTTATTGCTATTCCTAATTTTTCTTTTGCATACATTTTCCATAGCGCAAATGATTCATTATGATTTGCGTTCCAGGATAATATTAGAATTTTTTTGCGTAACCTTTGTTCAATATAATCTTTGTAATTTTGTGCAAAATTATTTTCTCTACGCAGTGCCTTATCTTGTTGAACCATTAATTCATAAATTTTTTCAGGGATTTTACCTTCGTTTTGGTCACCCATCATTTCAACACTTGGAAAGAAAATTTTTGAAGAATTAATTAACTTTAAGAATTTCCAAAAATCCATATATCTCCATAAAGGTAAATCTTTAGTATTATCAATTTTGAATTCTTTATGTTCTTTATACATTGTTAAAAAAAATGTTTGAAAATCAAATATACAAATCAATTCTAAAATTCCTCTGCTAGAATAACATTTTGCTTTTGTAAAACCTACCCCTTCACATCCAATGCATCGCGCAGTGCGTTGCCAATCATCATAAAAGCAACAACCACCATACACATTGCCAATCCGGGGATCAATGCCAAATGCGGTTTACCCAAAATAATGTAGTTATAGTGTTCTTTAATCATGCCGCCCCAACTTGGCACGGGTACTTGTGCGCCCAAACCTAAAAAGCTTAAACCACTTTCTACCAGAATTGCCGATGCAAAATTGGCTGCAGAAATCACAATAACTGGTGCCATGATATTAGGAATAATGTGTTTAAAAATAATGCGCATGTCAGAGAAACCCAGCGCACGTGCTGCGGTTACATACTGCATTTGTTTTACGCTCATTACTTGCCCGCGAACCACTCGGGCTACTTCTACCCACATGGTTAAACCAACGGCAATAAAAACTTGCCAAAACCCTTTGCCAAGAGCCAATGTAATGGCAATAACCAGCAAAAGGGTAGGGATAGACCAGATCACGTTGATTAACCATAGGATAAAGGCATCGGTTTTTCCACCGAAATAGCCTGCAACGGCTCCCAATGAAATGCCAATAATCAAGGAAATAAAAACGGCTACAAAACCAATTGCCAATGAAACACGTGCACCAACAAGCAATCTGCTTAAATAATCGCGTCCTTGGTTATCGGTGCCCAGCCAATATTTTTTGGTTTGAATATGGTTTTCTTCAATCAATTGATGATTGGTCGTAGGGAAGCGGTTTGTGAGTATATACTTTGTTTGAGAGGTGGCAGGATCGATCGAAAATTCGTTGTAATAAAGCGTATCGCCTTTAAATTGATACGACAGTATGGGGATAAACTGCTCTTTTATGGCTTTGCCGGTAAAAAAATCAAATACCGATGTTTTGGCAGTGTTTTGCAGTGGAATATTGATGGTTTGCACGGTGAAACCAGGTTTTTGGGTACTGATTGACACATCGCCATTGTTTGCATTTATAGTGTTGTCGGGTGCAATCACATACGCAAAAAGGGCTATGAACGTTAAAATTACTATAAAGGCTAATGAAAAAACGCCCCAAGAATTTCGTTTGAATTTTTGGAGCGCTTTTTTATTTGCCGCAACAAATTTTTTAAACACTTTGCGTTATTTTTTAAGAGTCTTTATATCATTTAAAACATTTACAGCTTCTTCTACATACACATCGTTGTTTAAGTTTTTAAACCAACGCTTGCGTTTGTTTTGCAACACGGTGTCGTTTTTAACCAACGCTTCTTCGTGGGGCAACGATTTAAAGATTAAACTGTTTTTATAGTCTTTCAAGGCATTGAATTTTTTAGAATGCTCTTCTAATTGTTTCGATTTTTCTAAATAATCTTCATATTTCAGCGGAAACGTATTGTCTTCCTGTTGTGCTTTAACCCATTTAGCGCTTTCGTCAATCAGTCTAAATTCTTTGTTTGCTGCGATTCGTTTTTTGCTTCTATCAATCACCGGCGCAAATTTATAGTCAAAAATATTGTATTTTGCTTTTGCAATTTTATCCCACTCCATAGCATTGTCGTTATCGCGTTCGCCTGTATCCACATACAAGAAACGGTCTGGTAAAATAATATCGCTTTCCACACCTTGCAATTGGGTAGATCCGCCGTTTACGCGATAAAACTTTTGACTTGTGAATTTCATAGCACCCAAATCGCCAATTTTCTTGTTGCCAAATCGGTTTAAATCTAATAAATTTTGAACAGTTCCTTTGCCAAATGAATGTTTAGACCCCAAAATTAATCCACGGTTGTAATCTTGAATGGCAGCTGCAAAAATTTCTGATGCCGAAGCCGAATAATTGTTGATTAAAACCACTAAAGGTCCTGTCCATTGCGTTTTGTTGTCGCGGTCGTAAAGCACATCGCTTTCGCCCGATTTTGCTTTTACCTGCACCACAGGTCCTTGCGGAATGAACAAGCCAACCATATCCACCACCGTTTGTAGCGAACCACCACCGTTGTTTCTTAAATCGATAATGATTCCTTCCACTTTTTGTTCTTTTAAATATTCCAATTCTTTGGCAACATCTTTAAAAGCATCGCGGTTTTCTTTATTTTCAAAATTGATATAAAATTTGGGAAGATGAATCATTCCGTATTTGCCTTCAGGAGTTTCAATAACCGATGATTTTGCAAAAGTGTCTTCAATTTCGAATTGATCGCGGGTAATTGCAATAATTTTCACCGATCCATCTACTTTTTTCACGGTTAATTTTACTACTGTGCCTTTTTTGCCCTTGATCATTTTAACCACTTTATCCAAACGCATCCCAGCAATATCTACTGGTTCGTCATCGCCTTGGGCTACTTTCAAAATAATATCGCCATTTTCCAATTCGCCTTGTCGCATTGCAGGACCTCCCGGAATTATTTCGGTAATTTCGGTATTTTGATCTTTTTTGCGAAGCTGTGCACCAATTCCTTCCATAGAACCCGTCATGCTTTCATCGAACTTTTGTTTGTCATCCGGAGCCAAATAATTGGTATGTGGGTCAAATTGCTCTAAAATAGTATTGATATAGACCGACAACCATTCTTCGCGAGATATTTCTTCAAAAAATTCAAAAAATTCGTTCAATGATTTTAAAGTGGTTTCGCGCGCTTCTTTTTCTAATTCTACAAACGATTTTTTCGGTTCTTTGCCAATAGAATCGTTTTCTTGAAGCTTCATTTTGTCTTCAATGCTCGATAAAACATTTAGTTTTAACTGTTTGCGCCAGCGTTCTTTAAGCTCTTCTTTGGTTTTTGCAAACGGTTGTTTTTCATAATCGGTATCGATAGATTCTGTTACGGTGAAATCTAATGGTTTGGATAAGATTTCTTTGTAATAGATTTTAGCTTCTTTTATGCGCGATTGAAAAACCGGATAACTTTCGTTGAAAAAAGTAATGCGCTGTTCTTTAAACTGGTCGTCTAAATCGTTTTTGTATTTCTCAAAACCATCGATATCACTTTGAAGAAGGTAGCGTTTATTTCCGTCGATTACTTTTAAATAATTATTGTAAACCTTTTCAGAAAAGGCATCGTTCAAATCGGCAGGGTGGTAGTGTGCATTGGTCAACACAAAATTCAAAACTCCCATTAAAAACGCTTCTTTTTCCGGATCAGGCGTATTTGCCTTTTTAGAAGGCATAAAACTCCATAGTGCTGCAGCCAGTGCCACAACAAGTATTAATACTTTATAATTTCTTTTCATAAATTGCCAAATAGCAGTCATCAATAAATTTTCAACTAAAGTAAATAAAATCTGTGTATAAAAACTACTAAAGCTTAAATAAAATTTTGTTAACAATTATTCGTCTGTTGGTATTATGCACGGATTTTTGATTAAAATGATTACTTTTACAAGAATTAATTGAGAAGGATTTTAACAAACAACAAAGCAAATAATCAATCCAATGAAAAAGCCGTTGATTTTAGTTACAAACGATGATGGAATAACCGCTCCGGGCATTCGCACCTTAATCAGTGTTATGAAAGAAATTGGGCAAGTGATTGTAGTAGCACCAGACAGTCCGCAATCTGGGATGGGACATGCCATTACCGTAAATAACACCCTTTTTTTGGAACAAGTTTATATTGATAAAGACGGAATTAAAGAATTTGCTTGTTCGGGAACTCCGGTTGATTGTGTGAAAATTGCGATAGACCAAATCATCAAAGCAAAACCCGATATTTGTGTATCAGGAATCAATCATGGATCCAATTCGGCGTCGAACGTGATTTATTCTGGAACCATGTCTGCTGCAGTAGAGGCGGGTATGAGTGGTGTTCCAGCCATTGGGTTTTCATTAGCCGATTTTAGTTGGAATGCCGATTTTGAGCCTATTAAGAAATTTGTGAAACAAATCACCGAAGAAACCATTAAGAATGGTTTGCCAGAAGGCGTGGTTTTAAATGTGAACTTTCCGAAATTGGCAGAAAAGAACATTAAAGGCATAAAAATTTGCCGACAAGCAAAAGCTACTTGGGTAGAAAAGTTTGATGAACGCGTTAATCCGCACGGAAAAAAATATTATTGGCTCACCGGCACATTTGTAAACCACGACAAAGGCAATGATACAGATGAATGGGCGTTGGCAAACGGATACATTGCGGTAGTGCCTGTACAATACGATTTAACTGCATACCACGCCATGCAGCAACTAAACACATGGGAATTATAATGAACAAGTTTTTAAAATTTTTATTGGGAACATTTGTAGCATTGCTGCTTTCGTTCGTTTTTGGATGCATTCTTTTTCGCTTATTTACAGGGATGAATCCGCTGCAAGAAATGGTGATTTTTAGCATGAGTAGTGTGGCTTCTAAAGCATTTTCTT is from Paenimyroides aestuarii and encodes:
- the surE gene encoding 5'/3'-nucleotidase SurE, translated to MKKPLILVTNDDGITAPGIRTLISVMKEIGQVIVVAPDSPQSGMGHAITVNNTLFLEQVYIDKDGIKEFACSGTPVDCVKIAIDQIIKAKPDICVSGINHGSNSASNVIYSGTMSAAVEAGMSGVPAIGFSLADFSWNADFEPIKKFVKQITEETIKNGLPEGVVLNVNFPKLAEKNIKGIKICRQAKATWVEKFDERVNPHGKKYYWLTGTFVNHDKGNDTDEWALANGYIAVVPVQYDLTAYHAMQQLNTWEL
- a CDS encoding ABC transporter permease, whose amino-acid sequence is MFKKFVAANKKALQKFKRNSWGVFSLAFIVILTFIALFAYVIAPDNTINANNGDVSISTQKPGFTVQTINIPLQNTAKTSVFDFFTGKAIKEQFIPILSYQFKGDTLYYNEFSIDPATSQTKYILTNRFPTTNHQLIEENHIQTKKYWLGTDNQGRDYLSRLLVGARVSLAIGFVAVFISLIIGISLGAVAGYFGGKTDAFILWLINVIWSIPTLLLVIAITLALGKGFWQVFIAVGLTMWVEVARVVRGQVMSVKQMQYVTAARALGFSDMRIIFKHIIPNIMAPVIVISAANFASAILVESGLSFLGLGAQVPVPSWGGMIKEHYNYIILGKPHLALIPGLAMCMVVVAFMMIGNALRDALDVKG
- a CDS encoding carboxy terminal-processing peptidase, whose product is MKRNYKVLILVVALAAALWSFMPSKKANTPDPEKEAFLMGVLNFVLTNAHYHPADLNDAFSEKVYNNYLKVIDGNKRYLLQSDIDGFEKYKNDLDDQFKEQRITFFNESYPVFQSRIKEAKIYYKEILSKPLDFTVTESIDTDYEKQPFAKTKEELKERWRKQLKLNVLSSIEDKMKLQENDSIGKEPKKSFVELEKEARETTLKSLNEFFEFFEEISREEWLSVYINTILEQFDPHTNYLAPDDKQKFDESMTGSMEGIGAQLRKKDQNTEITEIIPGGPAMRQGELENGDIILKVAQGDDEPVDIAGMRLDKVVKMIKGKKGTVVKLTVKKVDGSVKIIAITRDQFEIEDTFAKSSVIETPEGKYGMIHLPKFYINFENKENRDAFKDVAKELEYLKEQKVEGIIIDLRNNGGGSLQTVVDMVGLFIPQGPVVQVKAKSGESDVLYDRDNKTQWTGPLVVLINNYSASASEIFAAAIQDYNRGLILGSKHSFGKGTVQNLLDLNRFGNKKIGDLGAMKFTSQKFYRVNGGSTQLQGVESDIILPDRFLYVDTGERDNDNAMEWDKIAKAKYNIFDYKFAPVIDRSKKRIAANKEFRLIDESAKWVKAQQEDNTFPLKYEDYLEKSKQLEEHSKKFNALKDYKNSLIFKSLPHEEALVKNDTVLQNKRKRWFKNLNNDVYVEEAVNVLNDIKTLKK